From Bacillus marinisedimentorum, a single genomic window includes:
- a CDS encoding CpaF family protein, whose amino-acid sequence MGLLNKIQTKTEETARTAPQNEKQDNMPKQTPGTQSSPKVPQQQAERKKPAVERAPRPVNMQQKLKNELHKLILAEYKADDLEKVVPKLDELAIGIIKENDEFKGKVDRKKVIEELTNDLTGFGPINPLLLDPDVSEVMVNGPASVYCERKGRIELTPITFRDNEHVMHVIEKIVAPIGRRIDESSPMVDARLPDGSRVNAIIPPLALNGPTITIRKFSKDPFTIEDLVSFGTLTKEMATFLDACVKANLNMFVSGGTGSGKTTSLNVLSSFIPNDQRIITIEDAAELQLWQDHVVSLESRPPNIEGKGGIAIRDLVRNSLRMRPDRIVIGEVRGGEALDMLQAMNTGHDGSLATGHSNSPRDMIARLETMVLLAGVELPVKAIREQIAGAVDLIIQQNRLKDGSRKIVKITEVQGMEGDIIVLQDIFEFQQDGLTDEGKIRGRLVPTGVRPKFYERLESSGITIPLDVFLPAEEWV is encoded by the coding sequence ATGGGGTTACTCAATAAAATCCAAACGAAAACCGAAGAAACGGCCAGGACGGCTCCGCAAAACGAAAAGCAAGACAACATGCCGAAGCAGACCCCCGGCACCCAATCTTCCCCAAAGGTCCCCCAGCAACAGGCGGAAAGGAAAAAGCCTGCCGTTGAGAGAGCGCCGCGGCCTGTAAATATGCAGCAAAAATTGAAAAATGAACTCCATAAACTCATCCTTGCCGAATATAAAGCAGACGATCTTGAAAAGGTTGTACCGAAACTAGATGAATTGGCAATTGGCATCATCAAAGAAAATGATGAATTCAAAGGAAAAGTCGACAGGAAGAAAGTGATCGAAGAACTTACTAATGACTTGACCGGTTTTGGCCCCATCAACCCGCTCCTTCTCGATCCTGATGTTTCAGAAGTAATGGTGAACGGTCCGGCGAGTGTATATTGTGAACGGAAAGGGCGGATTGAACTGACGCCGATCACGTTCCGGGATAACGAGCATGTCATGCATGTCATTGAAAAGATTGTTGCACCTATCGGCCGCCGGATTGATGAAAGCAGTCCGATGGTTGATGCCCGCCTTCCCGACGGATCCCGCGTAAATGCCATTATTCCGCCGCTCGCTTTAAACGGTCCGACAATCACGATCCGGAAGTTCTCAAAAGATCCGTTCACGATTGAAGACCTGGTGTCGTTCGGAACGCTTACTAAGGAGATGGCAACTTTCCTTGATGCATGTGTAAAAGCCAATTTAAACATGTTTGTAAGCGGCGGAACAGGCTCGGGTAAAACGACGTCATTGAATGTTCTCTCGTCTTTCATCCCCAATGACCAGCGCATCATCACGATTGAAGATGCCGCCGAGCTGCAGCTGTGGCAGGATCATGTCGTCTCACTTGAATCACGCCCGCCGAATATCGAAGGCAAGGGAGGGATTGCAATCCGCGATCTGGTCAGGAATTCGCTCAGGATGCGGCCCGACCGCATTGTCATCGGTGAAGTGCGGGGGGGCGAAGCGCTTGATATGCTCCAGGCCATGAACACCGGGCATGACGGTTCACTCGCAACCGGACACTCCAACAGTCCGCGTGATATGATCGCCAGGCTTGAGACGATGGTGCTCCTTGCCGGTGTTGAATTGCCGGTGAAAGCGATCAGGGAACAAATCGCAGGTGCTGTCGACTTGATCATCCAGCAAAACCGTTTGAAGGACGGCAGCCGCAAGATCGTGAAGATTACAGAGGTGCAGGGAATGGAAGGGGATATCATTGTACTGCAGGATATTTTTGAGTTCCAGCAGGACGGACTGACGGACGAGGGGAAAATCCGCGGCCGCCTTGTGCCGACGGGTGTGCGTCCCAAGTTTTATGAACGCCTTGAAAGCTCTGGCATCACCATCCCTCTTGATGTTTTCCTGCCGGCCGAGGAGTGGGTGTAA
- a CDS encoding AAA family ATPase, whose protein sequence is MAAEQKQTNKNGKLIAVCSGKGGSGRTALSVNLAAAIVKKNKNVALVDADLQFGDISLAMDLQAGITIKDAAEEAERLDAIGMESYLTGHESGVKVLPAPERPEYADLVTNEKLGRILELLLEQFDYVVADTEVGLTERSVHLFEQADEILLLTNLEMAALKNTKRMLETLETLGLREKIRLVINRADMESVIKGEDVPGIIGMEDPIYIPNDFQIVSRSINIGVPFVVNNGKSNVARAVFKMAETVASGTAAPLRPKKNSFLSKLIPRSSRSTGYSGTR, encoded by the coding sequence ATGGCGGCGGAACAGAAGCAAACGAATAAGAACGGTAAATTGATCGCGGTTTGCAGCGGCAAAGGCGGATCCGGCCGGACGGCCTTGAGCGTTAATCTCGCTGCCGCCATCGTAAAGAAAAACAAGAATGTCGCGCTGGTGGATGCCGATCTTCAATTCGGCGATATCAGCCTTGCGATGGATTTGCAGGCTGGCATCACAATTAAGGATGCGGCTGAAGAAGCGGAAAGGCTGGATGCAATCGGCATGGAAAGTTATTTGACAGGACATGAAAGCGGCGTAAAGGTACTCCCGGCTCCGGAACGTCCTGAATATGCAGACCTTGTAACGAACGAAAAGCTCGGCCGAATCCTTGAACTGCTTCTTGAACAGTTCGATTATGTAGTTGCTGATACTGAGGTGGGTCTGACCGAACGGAGTGTCCATCTGTTTGAGCAGGCCGATGAAATCCTGCTGTTGACCAATCTGGAAATGGCAGCCCTGAAAAATACGAAACGGATGCTTGAGACGCTGGAAACGCTTGGCTTGCGGGAAAAGATCCGCCTCGTCATTAATCGCGCCGACATGGAAAGTGTCATAAAAGGTGAAGATGTCCCGGGGATTATCGGCATGGAAGATCCGATATATATCCCGAACGATTTTCAAATTGTATCAAGGTCGATCAATATCGGCGTGCCGTTCGTTGTGAATAACGGAAAAAGCAATGTGGCCAGGGCTGTATTCAAAATGGCTGAAACGGTTGCTTCAGGAACTGCCGCGCCTTTGCGTCCTAAGAAAAATTCGTTTCTCTCCAAACTGATTCCCAGGTCCAGCCGGTCGACAGGATATTCTGGTACGAGGTGA
- the cpaB gene encoding Flp pilus assembly protein CpaB, which translates to MRSKFTLFAAILMGIITTFLFYQYMERFDAAAAADEKTVQVVAVKEPVGKNTALFENMLKKVDVPQQAVHPNAVLSMEDAAGKVTTARLETDEIVLSHHLQETEDESLIVSRKVTAGKRAVSIGVNLVQSVSNLIEPEDDVDVIFSEVKKEGEEEKVISKLLLSKKRVLAVGRKMVETKEGDEYAEYTSVTLELAADEAVKLVNASERGPIHITLHSRVTDKGGENDGGGTEANE; encoded by the coding sequence GTGCGGTCAAAATTCACTTTATTTGCTGCAATATTGATGGGTATTATTACAACCTTTTTATTCTATCAATATATGGAACGGTTTGATGCTGCTGCGGCGGCGGACGAAAAGACTGTGCAGGTGGTGGCGGTAAAAGAACCTGTCGGAAAGAATACGGCGCTTTTTGAAAATATGCTTAAAAAAGTGGATGTGCCGCAGCAAGCTGTTCATCCAAATGCAGTATTATCGATGGAAGATGCTGCAGGAAAAGTGACAACAGCACGGCTTGAAACGGATGAAATTGTGCTTTCGCACCATCTTCAGGAAACTGAAGATGAAAGTTTGATTGTTTCCCGTAAGGTAACAGCTGGCAAAAGGGCGGTATCAATCGGCGTCAACCTTGTCCAATCGGTTTCCAATTTAATTGAACCGGAAGATGACGTCGATGTGATTTTTTCAGAAGTGAAGAAAGAAGGGGAAGAGGAGAAAGTCATTTCTAAACTGCTGCTCAGTAAAAAACGGGTGCTGGCCGTCGGCAGGAAAATGGTGGAAACGAAAGAAGGGGACGAGTACGCTGAATACACATCAGTGACGCTCGAGCTGGCTGCAGATGAGGCAGTGAAGCTGGTGAATGCAAGTGAACGGGGGCCGATCCATATCACGCTCCATTCCAGAGTAACCGATAAAGGAGGAGAAAATGATGGCGGCGGAACAGAAGCAAACGAATAA
- a CDS encoding TadE/TadG family type IV pilus assembly protein, which yields MKLKKLSGDERGNVMVLAAIGMMAMLAMAGLVLDGGMLFYTKSHLQKTANAAALSGAQELTGEEAEVTAIVHDVLAAHDEDPSLQAVRVVKGQSVRVNLQKDVPLLFAKIFGIESAPVDAESAAGIGPMARAAGAAPLGIDDSIPLEFGRTYKLKVDETEVDTGVFGILALGGPGAKTYEENLRSGYDEEIKAGDILETETGNIAGKTRTVIQELVNQCPYNEGDPIDRDCSRVLLIPVYKPYNQESNQMKQVEVTGFAYFFITEPMDLLDTAITGMFIKRTGTGFIDGSVRDSGAYGIRLIE from the coding sequence GTGAAGCTGAAAAAATTGTCAGGTGATGAACGCGGCAATGTCATGGTGCTTGCCGCAATCGGAATGATGGCCATGCTTGCAATGGCTGGGCTTGTGCTCGATGGCGGTATGCTGTTTTACACGAAGAGCCATCTGCAGAAAACGGCCAATGCCGCAGCCCTTTCGGGGGCGCAGGAGCTGACGGGTGAGGAGGCGGAAGTGACGGCGATTGTACACGATGTGCTGGCGGCCCATGATGAGGACCCGAGCCTCCAGGCTGTGAGAGTCGTGAAGGGACAATCCGTCCGGGTCAATCTGCAAAAAGATGTGCCGCTTCTGTTTGCGAAAATTTTCGGTATCGAGTCTGCTCCTGTCGATGCGGAGTCAGCCGCCGGGATCGGGCCGATGGCACGGGCTGCAGGCGCAGCTCCGCTTGGTATTGATGACTCCATCCCGCTCGAGTTCGGCAGGACATATAAATTGAAAGTGGATGAGACCGAAGTGGATACAGGCGTGTTCGGCATCCTTGCACTCGGAGGCCCTGGTGCGAAAACGTATGAAGAGAATTTGCGCAGTGGATATGACGAGGAAATCAAGGCTGGTGACATCCTTGAAACCGAAACCGGCAACATTGCCGGCAAAACAAGGACGGTCATTCAGGAGCTTGTTAACCAATGTCCTTATAATGAAGGCGATCCAATTGACAGGGATTGTTCAAGGGTCCTTCTCATTCCTGTATACAAGCCGTACAACCAGGAATCAAACCAGATGAAACAGGTGGAAGTCACAGGTTTTGCGTACTTCTTCATTACCGAGCCGATGGATTTGCTCGATACGGCGATCACAGGGATGTTCATCAAACGGACAGGAACGGGTTTTATTGATGGATCAGTCCGTGACAGCGGTGCTTATGGAATTAGATTAATAGAGTAG
- a CDS encoding TadE/TadG family type IV pilus assembly protein — translation MKKDERGQALVETALLIPVMLFIMAGIFDFGRVFYYSIHMQLAAQETVRLGGLGQTEVEMETFARDYFQGENTQLTISVTADNGRRSGEYITVHFDYSVDLVTPVLSTILSGNIPISADSTIRIE, via the coding sequence GTGAAAAAGGATGAACGGGGCCAGGCGCTGGTTGAAACTGCCCTTCTCATTCCGGTGATGCTGTTTATCATGGCCGGCATTTTTGATTTCGGGCGCGTGTTTTATTACAGCATCCATATGCAGCTGGCGGCCCAGGAAACGGTGAGGCTCGGCGGGCTCGGGCAGACGGAGGTTGAAATGGAAACGTTTGCAAGGGACTATTTCCAGGGGGAAAACACACAATTGACTATCAGCGTCACTGCAGATAACGGCAGGCGTTCAGGCGAGTATATCACGGTCCATTTCGATTACTCCGTCGATCTCGTAACACCGGTCTTGTCCACGATTCTTTCTGGAAATATCCCGATCTCGGCCGATTCGACAATTCGGATAGAATGA
- a CDS encoding A24 family peptidase, with the protein MATLLLIVILAVCVVTDIRSRKIYNAVLFPALGAAFLISSVTDGAAGFLDSLAGFGLGFAILLIPYFMGGMGAGDVKLLAVIGAVKGPVFVANTSIYMALAGGVMALFIMLFRRGAFRRLSAILYFFTARKSGVNMPLLLDKSNLSGTYPYGVAIAAGAVISLLWKEGMML; encoded by the coding sequence ATGGCGACATTGTTGCTGATTGTGATCCTGGCAGTCTGTGTTGTGACCGATATCCGGAGCCGGAAAATTTATAATGCGGTGCTGTTTCCAGCTCTTGGCGCCGCCTTTTTGATCAGTTCAGTTACGGATGGTGCAGCGGGCTTCCTTGATTCACTTGCCGGCTTCGGACTCGGGTTTGCGATTTTGCTGATCCCGTATTTCATGGGCGGCATGGGGGCGGGGGACGTGAAGCTGCTGGCGGTAATCGGCGCGGTCAAAGGCCCGGTATTTGTTGCCAATACGAGCATTTACATGGCGCTTGCCGGCGGTGTCATGGCGCTGTTCATCATGCTGTTTCGGCGCGGGGCGTTCCGCAGGCTGTCGGCAATACTTTATTTTTTCACCGCCAGGAAGTCCGGCGTGAACATGCCGCTGCTTCTGGATAAAAGCAATCTGAGCGGCACGTATCCGTATGGTGTCGCCATCGCGGCGGGTGCGGTCATCAGCCTGCTGTGGAAAGAGGGGATGATGCTGTGA
- a CDS encoding Flp family type IVb pilin, with the protein MMNKMKGLLFEEEGQGMTEYGLVLGIIAIAVVGILVAMRGEITTLFENAKTALTNANSGSSTTP; encoded by the coding sequence ATGATGAACAAGATGAAAGGCCTTCTTTTTGAAGAAGAAGGACAGGGTATGACGGAGTATGGTCTGGTTCTAGGTATTATTGCGATTGCAGTTGTAGGGATATTGGTTGCGATGAGAGGGGAAATTACCACTCTGTTCGAAAATGCCAAAACTGCACTTACAAATGCCAATTCAGGTTCTTCCACTACACCATAA
- a CDS encoding DUF192 domain-containing protein, which produces MKLLNTANGIVVAERITNAHSFFSRLKGLMFTRAFPAGSALHIQPCRSIHTFFMNYAIDVVFVDSHFEVVAVLENMQPKRVSKVYSEAASAIELPAGTIERTGINPGMILTRIRRGGNDL; this is translated from the coding sequence ATGAAGCTGCTGAATACGGCGAACGGAATTGTCGTTGCTGAACGGATAACGAATGCACACTCATTTTTTTCCAGATTGAAAGGTTTGATGTTCACACGGGCGTTTCCAGCCGGTTCTGCACTTCATATTCAACCCTGCCGTTCGATCCACACGTTTTTCATGAATTACGCCATCGATGTTGTTTTTGTTGACAGCCATTTTGAAGTGGTGGCTGTACTCGAAAACATGCAACCAAAAAGAGTGAGCAAAGTGTACAGTGAGGCAGCCTCAGCCATCGAGCTGCCTGCAGGAACGATCGAAAGAACAGGAATCAATCCGGGAATGATTTTGACGAGAATAAGAAGGGGAGGAAACGACTTATGA
- a CDS encoding chemotaxis protein, whose translation MERTNNGILLESGTNELEIVEFNVGGSRFGINVIKVREIIVPAPITKIPHTHEHIQGIIQLRGDVLPVIDMTKVLGFPPANQPENDKFIISEFNNTKVVFRVRNVTQIHRISWEQIERPSDLYQGINASVTGVIKRGEEMILMLDYEKMITDIHPASGIKKEKLQILGERQRSEKTVLVAEDSAFLRKMLSETLEEAGYIRQQLFEDGKAALDHLESLAASGIDPADEIQLVITDIEMPRMDGHHLTRRIKENSSLQKLPVIIFSSLITNELRHKGERVGAEDQVSKPEIVELVQKIDRYIL comes from the coding sequence ATGGAACGGACAAACAATGGCATCTTGCTTGAAAGCGGAACGAATGAACTTGAAATTGTGGAATTTAATGTAGGAGGCAGCCGTTTCGGCATAAATGTCATCAAAGTGAGGGAAATCATAGTCCCTGCTCCGATCACAAAAATTCCGCATACACATGAACATATTCAGGGCATCATCCAGCTGCGGGGAGACGTGCTTCCTGTGATTGATATGACAAAGGTTCTCGGCTTCCCGCCTGCAAATCAGCCGGAAAACGATAAGTTCATCATCAGTGAATTCAACAATACGAAGGTCGTTTTCAGAGTCCGGAACGTTACCCAGATCCACCGGATATCATGGGAGCAAATCGAACGGCCTTCCGACCTATATCAGGGCATCAATGCCAGTGTGACAGGTGTAATCAAAAGAGGAGAAGAGATGATCCTCATGCTAGATTATGAAAAAATGATAACCGACATCCACCCGGCATCCGGCATCAAGAAAGAAAAGCTGCAGATTCTCGGAGAAAGGCAGCGTTCTGAAAAGACAGTTCTTGTTGCTGAAGATTCAGCTTTCTTACGGAAAATGCTGTCTGAAACCCTTGAGGAAGCGGGGTACATTAGGCAGCAGCTGTTTGAAGACGGGAAAGCGGCACTCGACCATCTTGAAAGCCTGGCTGCGTCAGGCATTGACCCGGCAGACGAGATTCAGCTTGTCATCACCGATATCGAAATGCCGAGAATGGACGGCCACCACCTCACCCGCCGCATTAAAGAAAACAGCAGCCTGCAAAAGCTGCCTGTCATCATTTTTTCATCGCTGATCACCAATGAACTGCGGCATAAAGGTGAACGGGTGGGCGCAGAGGACCAGGTAAGCAAACCGGAAATTGTAGAATTGGTCCAAAAAATCGACCGTTATATATTATAA
- a CDS encoding TVP38/TMEM64 family protein, translating to MSRRTIGKLMLAAAAIFLAGLVNQQYVKGISPQSIREWILSFGSLSPLVLLGFGAVRPFIFIPYSLVTLASGLAFGAVWGTILSLSAAAAGGTAAFLAAEKAGRTFFLSRMEESSSEAKELLEKNGFTFILILRLIPVINFDLLSIVAGMSSVRLRPFVLATVVGSIPGTLALNVFGNSFVSGEWEASLALGAVMLLIMLVPAALKRKDLIKFARSLKKKPRG from the coding sequence ATGTCGAGGCGGACAATCGGCAAATTGATGCTGGCGGCAGCTGCCATTTTTTTGGCCGGATTAGTGAATCAGCAATATGTAAAGGGGATCAGTCCCCAATCAATCAGGGAATGGATTCTTTCTTTCGGTTCACTGTCCCCGCTCGTTTTACTTGGTTTTGGTGCCGTCCGCCCGTTCATTTTTATTCCATATTCGCTCGTTACCCTTGCAAGCGGACTTGCATTCGGTGCAGTATGGGGGACAATTCTGTCGCTTTCCGCAGCTGCAGCCGGGGGGACAGCCGCATTCCTGGCCGCAGAGAAAGCGGGGAGGACATTTTTTCTCTCCCGGATGGAAGAAAGTTCAAGTGAAGCAAAAGAATTGCTTGAGAAAAACGGCTTCACGTTCATATTGATTCTTCGTTTGATACCGGTAATAAATTTCGATTTGCTGAGCATTGTGGCTGGCATGTCAAGCGTCAGGCTGCGACCTTTTGTACTCGCGACTGTTGTCGGTTCCATTCCGGGTACACTTGCATTGAACGTGTTTGGAAACAGCTTTGTTTCCGGTGAATGGGAGGCATCGCTGGCGCTGGGTGCAGTTATGCTGCTCATCATGCTGGTGCCTGCAGCACTCAAACGAAAGGACTTGATTAAATTCGCAAGAAGCCTGAAAAAAAAGCCGCGGGGGTAA
- a CDS encoding SDR family oxidoreductase: MEKTALVTGASSGFGLLSAEELAAKGYHVLAAMRNPDKAKQAEQHFKQSGLSDQIKILMLDVTDNDSIKNMEEELLKLRRLDVLVNNAGFAMGGFAEELDLSEYEEQFSVNVFGMMAVTNTVLPLMRENRSGKIINIGSISGRAGFPGLSAYVASKFAVEGYSESLRLELKPFSIDVVIVEPGSYRTNIWKSGRKMGSRTGTIADYHNQMQQMEAYLKEAEGGYGDPREVAELIAMVAEKRNPAFRYPVGKGIRAFLAAKERLPWKIWEKLVLKHLFK; this comes from the coding sequence ATGGAAAAAACAGCTCTTGTTACCGGAGCTTCGAGCGGATTTGGGCTGCTATCCGCTGAAGAACTTGCAGCGAAAGGCTATCATGTGCTGGCAGCCATGCGTAATCCCGACAAGGCGAAGCAGGCGGAACAGCATTTTAAACAGAGCGGTCTTTCAGACCAAATTAAGATTCTAATGCTCGATGTGACAGATAATGACTCAATCAAAAACATGGAAGAGGAACTTTTGAAACTGAGACGGCTGGATGTGCTCGTGAATAACGCAGGGTTTGCAATGGGCGGATTTGCTGAAGAACTTGACCTGTCCGAATATGAAGAACAGTTTTCGGTGAATGTATTCGGAATGATGGCAGTAACCAACACTGTGCTCCCGCTGATGCGGGAAAACCGGTCCGGTAAAATCATCAATATCGGAAGTATTAGCGGCAGGGCGGGGTTCCCGGGGTTATCTGCATATGTCGCTTCGAAATTTGCAGTGGAAGGATACAGTGAGAGTCTGCGCCTGGAATTGAAACCCTTCTCCATTGATGTTGTCATTGTGGAACCGGGTTCTTACCGCACGAATATTTGGAAATCAGGCAGAAAAATGGGGTCACGGACCGGAACGATAGCTGATTACCATAATCAGATGCAGCAAATGGAAGCTTACCTTAAAGAGGCAGAAGGCGGCTACGGGGATCCGCGTGAAGTTGCGGAACTCATTGCGATGGTTGCAGAGAAGCGGAACCCGGCATTTCGGTATCCTGTCGGCAAGGGAATCAGGGCATTTCTTGCTGCCAAAGAAAGGTTGCCCTGGAAAATATGGGAGAAACTTGTGTTGAAACATCTGTTCAAATAA
- a CDS encoding CPBP family intramembrane glutamic endopeptidase, translated as MKCCPIIILISSVFLAHLLLFASFSQTVGFWNVFSLSLVILILIAVMYEKMDLKGGWKKSILLGFASGLLLYFTFYIGKLVIIGFNMTAAWDSLSDLYKVIQPEDWKQYAALFMVIIPGEELFWRGYVQKRLSRSFTGWTPVILGSLLYASAQIYSGSILLILSAIVAGLFFGSLYKWKQNMALIIIAHLIFDTLLMIVLPII; from the coding sequence ATGAAATGCTGCCCGATAATCATACTGATATCCTCTGTTTTCCTTGCACATCTCCTATTGTTCGCCAGTTTTTCGCAGACTGTCGGATTTTGGAATGTGTTTTCACTCTCACTGGTCATTTTGATTCTTATTGCAGTGATGTATGAAAAAATGGATCTCAAAGGAGGCTGGAAAAAAAGCATATTACTCGGATTTGCTTCCGGTTTACTGCTTTATTTCACCTTTTATATCGGCAAATTGGTTATAATCGGATTCAACATGACGGCAGCCTGGGACTCACTGAGTGACCTTTATAAAGTGATCCAGCCGGAAGACTGGAAACAGTATGCGGCCTTATTCATGGTCATTATTCCCGGTGAAGAACTTTTTTGGCGCGGCTACGTTCAAAAGCGGCTGTCACGTTCGTTTACAGGTTGGACGCCGGTTATTCTCGGTTCTTTATTATATGCTTCGGCCCAGATTTACTCGGGAAGTATCCTGTTAATCTTATCAGCCATTGTTGCCGGACTCTTTTTCGGCAGTCTGTATAAATGGAAACAAAACATGGCTTTGATCATCATCGCTCATTTGATTTTTGACACTTTGTTGATGATCGTTCTTCCGATTATTTAA